In the Candidatus Binatia bacterium genome, GGCGGCATCCAGGCGTTCCCGATGAACCTGCCGGCGCTCAGCACGACGGGCGGCGGCGCGCCGGTGTCGCTCGTCGTGCAGGGACCCGACGTCGCGCAGCTCGCGCAGTACGTCGACGAGATCATCCTACGCGCGCGCTCGATCCCCGGGCTCGTCAACCTGCAGACCGATCTGCTGCTCAACAAGCCGCAGCTCGAGGTGCACATCGACCGCGAGCGCGCGAGCGACCTCGGCGTCTCGGTGCGCCAGATCTCGAGCACGCTGCAGATCCTGTTCGGCGGGCTCGAGCTCTCGACCTTCAAGCTGCAGGGCGAGACCTACGACGTGATCGCGCAGCTCGACCGCAGCGAGCGCATGAACCCACGCGACCTGCTGGAGACCTACGTGCGCAGCCAGGACGGACGCCTGATCCCGCTGGGCTCGCTGGTGCGCTTCGAGGAGTCGGTCGCGCCGCGCGGCCTGCCGCACTTCGACCGCCTGCGCTCGGCGACCATCACCGGCTACCTCGCCGAGGGCGCGCCGCTCGGCAACGTGCTGACCGAGCTCACGAGGATCGCGGAGGAGGTCCTGCCCGACGGACAGGGCTACCGCATCACGTACTCGGGCGAGTCCGAGAACTACTTCGAGTCCGGCAACGCGCTGGTGTTCGCCTACTTCCTCGCGGTCATCATCATCTACCTGGTGCTCGCCGCGCAGTTCGAGAGCTTCGTGCACCCGCTGACGATCCTGGTCGCGGTCGCGCTGTCGTTCACCGGCGCGCTCGTCACGCTGCTCGCGACCGGCGGCACGCTGAACCTGTTCAGCGAGATCGGGCTCGTCATGCTGGTCGGACTCGTGACCAAGAACTCGATCCTGATCGTCGAGTTCGCGAACCAGCTCCGCGAGCGCGGGCTCGGTCTGCTCGAGGCGACCTTCGAGGCGTCGCGCACGCGCTTCCGCCCGATCCTGATGACGGCGCTGTCGACCATCGTCGGCATCCTGCCGATCGCCCTGGGCGGCGGCGCGGGCGGCGAGGCGCGCGCGCCGCTCGGCGTCGCGGTCGCGGGCGGAATGTTCTTCTCGACCGTCCTCACCTTCCTGGTCGTGCCGGTGACCTACGTCGCGATGGACCGGCTGCGCGCGCGGGTGATCGGCTTCTTCGGCTCGCCGGCGACGTCGTCGAGCGAGGTCGGCGCGACGCGCGGCTGACGCACTCGCGCTCCGCTTCTCCCGCGGCCGGGTCTCGTGCTACGCCCTTTGCCCATGAGCAGCGCGTGTCGCATCGCGGCGATCGTCGCCCTGCTCCCGGCTTTCGCCGCGGGGTGCAGCGTGACGTCGACCAGGATCTACGGCAGCGACGGCAAGCCGTACACGTACGTCGATTGCAACGGCCCCCTGCAGACCCTCGAGGACTGCTACGTCGCGGCGCGCGAGGCGTGCCCGAACGGCTACCGGATCGTGAACGGTGTCGCGCCGCGCGCGAACCCGTTCGGCAACTTGATCGTCGCGTGCAACGAGCCGGGGGCGGAGGCGGCGTCCGCGCCCGCCGCGACCACGTCGCCGACGACGACCGAGGATCTCTGATCCGTCGCCGACGCGCGCGCGGCTTCGGCGGCGCCCGCCGTAGCCCTTCCCCCACCGTCCCTCAATCGGGATCGACGTAGCCCAGCGCGCGCAGCCGCTTGCGCGTCTCCGCCGTGAGGCGCGGGTTGCGCTTGAGGTCGTCCCGACGCTTTCCGGCGGCGAACTGCGCCGGGGCGCCGCCGGGATCGGGATCGGCTTGGATGCGCGCGAGGAGCTCGCGCGGCGCCTCGTCGCCGTCGCGCCAGGCGAGCGGACGGAGCTCCTCGGGATCCGCCGCGAGGTCGTAGAAGAGACGTCGGCGCACCACGCGGGTTCGGGGGCGGATCGCCGCCAGCCACTTGCTCCGGTCCTGCACCACCGCGCGCCACTGCAGCCGGGGCTGGGACGCCTCCACGAAGATCCGCCGCCCGGGACCGAGCCCGCGGCCGCTCACGAGGTCGACGTCCTCGAGCTCCTCCGGCAGCGCGACGCCGGCGAAGCGCAGGATCGTGGGCGCCACGTCGGCGCCCGTCACGAGCTGCGTGCGCCGCTCGGGCTTCGCGCCTGGCGCGCGGATCGCGAGCGGCACGCGCACGATCTCCTCGTAGACGTGGTAGCCGTGCGTGAACCACTGCTCGTGCTCGAGCATGCTCTCGCCGTGGTCGGCGGTGAAGACGAGGAGCGCGTCGTCGAGCCCGCGCAGCTCGTCGAGCCCCGCGAGGAGCCGGCCGATCTCTGCGTCGGTGTACGCGATCTCCTCGTCGTACGCGTCGACGTAATCGAGCGCGTCCTTCTTCAGGTTGACGCGCATGGGCAGCGGGATGCGCTTCACGACAACCGGACGGGAGCCTTCGTGGCGAAAGCGGCGCGGCCAGTCGGCGGGGGCGTCGTAGGGGGCGTGCGGGTCGATGTAGTGCACCCAGAGGAAGAGCGGCGAGTCGGGATCGGCCTTGTCGCGCACCCAGCGCAGAGCGGCGTCGGTGGTGGCTTCCGCTCGGCGCTCCCAGACGTTGCGCCAGCCCGTGTGCTCGTTCACCTCGTCGTCGTAGTGGTCGAAGCGCGACGCGATGCCCAGCGCCTCCTTGGTGAGGACGATGTTCGAGACGAAGGCCGCCGTGGTGTAGCGCGCCGGCAGGAGATCGGTCACGAGCGGCACCGAGCGATCGAGGAGCTGGTAGAAGCGCCTCACCCCGTGCTTCTCCGGCAGAAGACCGCTCAGGATGCTCACCACGCTCGGCGGCGTGTTGGCCTCCGTCGAGTAGGCGCGCTCGTAGAGGATCCCCTGCTCGCCGAACCAGGCTTCGAGGTGCGGCGAGGTCTGGCGCTCGTAGCCGAACAGCGAGAGGTGGTCGGGGCGCAACGTGTCGACGGTGATCAGCACGATGTCGCCTCCGCCGGGAGCGGGCGGGGAATCCGACGACGAGCAGCCGAGCAGCGCGAGCAGGAGCACCGCGGCGACACGCGCCGCGAGCTCGCGGAGGACGACTCCGAGGCCAGGAAACGCGTGGGCGCTGACGTCGGGCCGCTGGGCCGCCGGCATCGTCGTGCCCTCGTCGCGCGACGGATCGGGTCCGCTGCAAGGACGAACGCACGTAGTCGCGCGGCCGCGGGCGAGAAGCTGAAGGCAATGGTTCACTCGCGTCTCTCGAACGTTGCTCCTATCCGACACGGCATCCAGAAGGCTGCAAGCTACGCAGCGCCCGAAGCAGCAATCAACCTTGCAAAAACTTCGCGGTTCGGACGTCGTGCTCGGCCTGACGTCGAACGCGTCGCGGTCGCACGAGCTCCGCTCGTTCGCGGCGACGCAAGGGCGCGCACGAGCCGCCGCCGCTTCTCGCCCGCCGCCGAACCGTGTATCCGCGGCTCATGCGACGCATCTCCGGCCGGGCCGTGACGCTCAGCGGCGCCGCGTGGCGCGAGCAGCTCGCCGCGCTCGTCGAGCGTGCTCCCGCGTGGATGCGCGAGCGCGCGAGCTCGGCGCTGCACATCGGCGGCTTCACCAACGTCGCGCTCGAGCACCCGGTGCTCGACGCCGGAGCGAACCTCGACGACGACGCCGCCGAGCGCGTGCTGGTCTTCTTCCTCGCCGCCGCGATCGTCCACGGCGCGACGCTCGCGCGCGTGCACTGCGGCAGCGCCGCGCGCGGCCGTGTGCTCGCCGACGCCGCGCGCCGCACCCTACGCGGCGCCGCGACGCGCATCGACGACGACAACGTCGCGCTGCTGCGCTACTTCGACGTCTACCTGAAGCCGCCGTCCGACCTCACGCCGCGCACCGGCGAGCGCCTCCGCCAGGCCGCGCAGCGCGCCGTCTTTACAGCGCCAGACGCCGGTGCTTGAACCGACGACACCCCGAGGAGCGGCATGGACATCAAGAACAAGGTCGCGATCATCGGCACGGGCTGCAGCAAGTTCGGCGAGCGCTACGACGCGTCACGCGAGGATCTGATCTGCGAGGCGGCGTTCGAGGCGTACGAGGACGCCGGCATCGAGCCGTCGCAGATCGAGGCCGCGTGGCTCGGCGTGCAGTTCTCGGGTCAGAGCGCGACGCCGCTCGGCGACGCGCTCAAGCTCTTCGACATCCCGATGACGCGCGTCGAGAACTACTGCGCGTCCGGCATGGACGCCGTGCGCAGCGCGGCGATCGCGATCGCGGCCGGGCTCTACGACGTCGCGCTCGCGGTCGGCTACGAGAAGATGCGCGACGGCGGCTACGGCAAGCCGTACCGCTCGCACCCGTTGATCGACTTCGGCGAGACCGCACCGCACATCTTCGCGCTCGCGGCGCGGCGCTACTTCAAGACGTACGGCGCGTCGAAGGAGGATCTCGCCAACGTCGCCGTCAAGAACCACCACAACGGCACGCTGTCGCCCAAGGCGCACATGCGCATGGAGGTGACCCCCGAGAAGGTGCTGCAGGCGCCGATGATCTACGCGCCGCTCGGGCTCTTCGACTGCTGCCCGACCACGGACGGCGCCGCCGCGGTCATCCTCTGCCGCGCCGACCTCGCGAAGAGCTTCACCAAGACGCCCGTGTACATCAAAGGCATCGGGCTCTCGGTGCAGAGCGCCGAGATCCACAACAAGCCGGGCTACGACTACCTGAGCTTCCCGGCGACGGTGAAGGCGGCGCAGCAGGCGTACCAGCAAGCTGGCCTCACGCCCGACGACGTCGACTTCGCCGAGGTGCACGACTGCTTCTCGATCACCGAGATCCTGAACTACGAGGACCTCGGCTTCTCGCGTCGCGGCGAGGGCTTCCGCGACCTCAAGGACGGCAAGTTTGCGCTCGACGGTGCCAAGCCGATCAACCCGTCGGGCGGCCTCAAGTCCTTCGGCCACCCGATCGGCGCGACCGGCGCGCGCATGATCTACGAGTGCACGCAGCAGCTGCAGGGCCGCGCCGGGGCGCGTCAGGTGAAGAACGCGCGCATCGGCCTCGCGCACAACCTGGGCGGGCCCGCGGCGGTCGCGTGCGTCACCGTGCTCGGCAACGAGCCCTAGCGCGACGGTCGGGTCGCGGCCGCGCCGGCCGGGCGCTTCAGGCGGCGCGCACGCGCGCGGGACGCGGCTCGTCCTCGTGCAGCGTACGGCGCGCGGCCGACGGCTCCGCGAGACCGCAGCGCTCGCGCAGCGCGCCGAGGTCCTCGCTCGCCAGCGACCACGGATCCCAATCGGCACCGAGTGCCGCGCGCACCGTGACGCCACGCTCGTAGGCGAGCAGCGCCGCTTCGAGGCCACCGCCCGTGCACGCGAGCGCCGAGCCCGGATCGGCCCGCAGCTGCGCGCCGGCGTGCGCCTCGGCGAGCAGCTCGAGCACCGTCTGGTCGCCGCGCGGGACGCCCGCGACGCCAGACGCGAAGCCCGCGAGCGCGAGGTCGCCCGCCGGATCGAGGTCGTAGCCGCCGAGGACGCGCAGCACGTCGTGGCGCACGAGCGCCTCGTCGCACGCGCCGCCTTCGTCCGGCAGCGCGAGCCCGCGCGTGCGGAAGAGGTCGTGCAGCGTGCGGCCGAGCGTTCCGACGGGGAGCATGCGCAGCTCGCGCCAGCGCGCGACGAGCGCGTCGTCGCAGGGCTCGCGCCGCAGGCCGTCGGCCAGCGCCCGCACCTGCGGCGAGCTGTGCACCGTCAAGACGAGCCGCTCGCCGCGGCGGACGTGGTCGAGCACGACGCGCCGCAGGTGCGCTTCACGCGCGCGGTGCAGGTCGCGCAGCACGCCGGCGCCGATGCCGAGCCGGATCCCGAGCGCGTCGACCACCGCGATCTTCGTGACCTCGGCTTCGAGCGACACGTAGGGCACGAGCAGCGCGCAGCGCACGAGCCGGTCGAGCCGCAGCGGGTCGCGGACGATCTCGTGCAGATCGGACGGCGGCGACGGCGCGAGCGCGTCGACGTCGAGCGTGGTGCCGAGCAGGTGGCGCTGCACCGCCAGGACGAGCTCGCGCTCGATCGGCAGCGGCACGCGGTGGCCGCCGACGCCGGCGACGGAGAGCATCGTACGAAGAACGGCTTCGGCCTCGGAGGGACGCCAGGACAGGTCGCTCAAGAGAAACTCCTCGCGAACATGAGACGCGGCTCCTCGTCGGCTATTCGGCGCGGCGCGCAGGTCGCTTGAGGTCGCACGCGATCTTCGCGGAGGCACGCGGGCCGCACGCGACGCCGCCCTGCTCCGCCAGCCGCGCGCGCCGCCGAGCCATCCGCTGGGCTCACACGGCGCAGGCGACAACGCGCCGCACATGGCGATTTCGCAGCACGGCGCTTCACTGAGCCGGCTCGTCACGTATGATCCGACGCGGCCGTCAGGCGGCCATCTTTGTTCGGCGTGTCCAATCCAACCGAGGAGGCCTCGCGAATGCTCACCGTGCTTGGCGCCAATGCGTCGCCGTTCGTCCGCAAGGTGCTGATCGCCCTCGCCGAGAAGCAGCTCGACTACGAGCTCGATCCGGTGATCCCGTTCAACGTAAGCGACGAGTTCAAGAAGATCAGCCCGCTCGGCAAGATCCCCGTGCTCAAGGACGGCGACACCGTGCTGCCGGACTCCTCGGTGATCTGCGCCTACCTCGAGCGCAAGTTCCCGACCCCGGCGCTCTACCCCGAGGAGCCCGCCTCGTACGGGCGCGCGCTGTGGTTCGAGGAGTGGGCCGACACCGCGCTGGTCGGCGTGATCGGTCCGAAGGTGTTCATCCAGCGCGTCCTGAACCCGCTGTTCTTCGGCAAGCCGTGCGACGAGTCGGTGGTGCGCACCGCGCTCGAGGAGGAGCTGCCGCCGCTCTTCGACTACCTCGAGAGCCAGCTCGACGGCGGCGACGGCATCGTCGACGGACGCTTCTCGATCGCCGACATCGCGATCGCGAGCCCGATCGTGAACATGCAGCACGCCAAGTGCTCGATCGACGCGCAGCGCTGGCCGAAGCTGGCGCGCCACATCGCCGCGGTCCACGAGCGGCCGTCGTTCCGCAAGGCGATCGAGGTCGAGCGCCAGCTGTTTCCGGCTTGACGACGGTCCATACTTGACGATCGATCCCGCTCCGCAAGCCGCGCCCGCCACGCACGACCCGAGACGCGAGTACGAGAGCAGGCTCGCCGAGCGGCGGACGCGGCTTGCCGCGGCGGAGCGTCGAAACCGCGCGCTCGGGCTCGCGCGGCTCGCGACCTTCGTCGCCGGCGTCGTGCTCGCCTGGCTCGCGATCGACCGCGCGGCGCTGCCGCTCGCCGTGCTGCTCGTGCCGATCGCGACCTTCGCGGCGCTCGTCCTGTGGCACGTGCGCGTGCGGCGCGAGCGCGAGCGCGCGGCCGGCGCGGTGCGCTTCTACGAGCGCGGGCTCGCGCGCCTCGGCGACGCCTGGCCCGGCACCGGCCCGACCAGCACCGACTACGTCGCCGAGGACCACCCGTACGCAGCCGACCTCGACGTCTTCGGCCACGGCTCGCTGTTCGATCTCCTGTGCGACGCGCGCACGCGCGGCGGCGAGCGGCTGCTCGCGCAGTGGCTCGCCGCGCCGGCCGCGCCCGCGGTCGTGCGCGCGCGTCAGGCGGCGGTCGCCGAGCTGCGTCCGCGCCTCGACCTGCGCGAGGACCTCGCGGCGCTCGGCGGCGCGGCGCGCAGCGAGATCGAACCCGAGCGGCTCGCCGCGTGGGGCGCGCGCCCCGCGACGCTGACCGGCGTCGCGATCCCGGTGATCGCCGCGCTCTTGTCGCTGTGCTCGATCGTCACGCTCGCGCTCGCCACGCGTCCCGACGCGAGCATCACGCCGTTTCTCGTCGCGGCGCTCGCGCAGAGCGCGTTCCTCGGCGCGGTGCGCGGACGGGTCGCGGCGGCGCAGCGCGGGCTCGACCGCGCCGGGCGCGAGCTCTCGCAGCTGCGCGCGATCCTGCTGCGCCTCGAGCGCGAGCGCTTTACCTCACCGCTCCTCGCCGAGCTCACGGCGCGCCTCGCCGATGACGGCGTGCCCGCGTCGCAGACGATCCGCGGCCTCGAGCGTCGCGTCGAACTCGCCGACTCGGGGCGCAACCTGCTCTTCGTGCCGATCGCGCTGCTGCTGCTGTGGCCGATCCAGATGGCGTGCGCGATCGACCGCTGGCGCGCGCGCCACGGCGCGCGCATCGAGCGCTGGCTCGCAGCGGTCGCGGAGATCGAGGCGCTCGCGTCGCTCGCCGGGCAGGCCTGGGAGCATCCGCACGATCCGTTTCCCGAGATCCTCGAGGACGGCGCCGAGCTCGACGCGCAAGGGCTCGGCCACCCGCTCCTTCCCGAGTCGCGCTGCGTGCGCAACGACCTGAGGCTCGGTCCGGAGCAGCGCGCGCTGATCGTCAGCGGCTCGAACATGTCGGGCAAGAGCACGCTGCTGCGCGCGACCGGGCTCAACGTCGTGCTGGCGCTCGCCGGCGCGCCGGTCCGCGCGCGCAGATTTCGCTTGACGCCGCTCGCGATCGGCGCGTCGATCCGGGTCGGCGACTCGCTGCTCGACGGACGCTCGCGCTTCCAGGCGGAGGTGCTGCGCCTGCGCCAGATCACCGACCTCGCGCACCGGAGCCCTCCCCTGCTCTTCCTGCTCGACGAGATCCTGCACGGGACGAACTCGCACGACCGGCGGATCGGCTCGGAGGCGGTGGTGCGACGCCTGCTCGAGCTCGGCGCGATCGGGCTCGTGACGACGCACGACCTGGCGCTCGCCGAGATCGCGGGGCGCTCGACGTACCCGATCGCCAACATGCACTTCGAGGACCACGTCGAGGACGGGACGATGTCGTTCGACTACCGGATGCGCCCCGGTGTGGTGACGCGCAGCAACGCGCTCGCGCTGATGCGCGCGGCGGGGCTGGACGTTTGAGTGCGTCTGGACGCCTGAGCGAGCTCGAGCGTTCGACGCGCGGGCGGTGCGCGGGCTTGCGTCGGGCGCGAACCCGTCGTGTCGCGCGAACGACGCGGCGCGACGTCCGACGCCGCGCGCGACGCGCACGCGCCAAGGCGTTTTCCGTCTAGCCTCGCGAGCCCGGGGCGGTTGAACCGGCAGCGCCCGCTGCGCCGCGCAGCGCTCGGAGACGATGCCATGATCCAGACGCCCTCTTCGCCAGGAAACCAGCGCCACGGCCGCCGCCGCGTCGCGTGCGCCGCGCTGTGCGGGCTCGCGCTCGCGGCCCTGCTCGCCGAGCGCGCGCACGCGCTCGACCAGGCCGACGTCGAGCGGACCGTGCGCTGGGCCGAGTCCGGGCTGCGCACGGTCACGGGCCGCCTCGCCTCGGACGCCTACGAGGGCCGCGACAACGACACCCCGGGCTCGCTGCGCGCGCAGCGCTACCTGATCGCGAAGCTGCGCGCGATCGGCCCCGGGCTCGATTCCTCGCGCTCGGGCGACGACGCCTACCGCCAGCCGTTCGAGTTCCGCGGCCAGCGCGGCACCAACCTGCTCGCGATCGTTCCCGGCCGCGAGCTGCCGGACGAGTACGTGGTCGTCGGCGCACACTACGACCACGTCGGTCGCTGCAGGTCCGTGCCGGGCGGGGGCCGCGTCTGCAACGGCGCGCTCGACAACGCGACCGGCGTCGCCGCCGTGCTGGCGCTCGGCAACGCGCTGCGCCGCCTGCCGGAGCCGCCGCGTCGCTCGGTGGTGCTCGCGCTGTGGGACGCGGAGGAGGACGGGCTCGTCGGCTCCGAGTACTACGTCCGCAACCCGGTCGTGCCGCTCGAGCGCACGGTCGCCTACGTCAACTTCGACCTGCTCGGCGGACGCATGCTGCCGAGCCTCGCGCACATCAGCTTCGCGGTGGCGCCGGAGACCGGCGGCGAGCTGCTCAAGCGCGTGGTCGCGGACGCAGTCGCCGCGGAAGGTCTCGGCACGCGCCAGCTGAGCTACATCTTCGGCCAGGAGCGCAGCGACTACGCGAACTTCGTCGCCGGCTCGGTGCCGACGGTGTTCTTCTCCGACTCCGAGGTGCCCTGCTACCACACGACCGGCGACGAGCTGCACCGCGTCGACTGGGACAAGCTGCGCGCGCAGAGCCGGATCGCGTTCCGCGTCGCGGTGGCGCTCGCCGAGTCCGAGGAGCGTCCGACGTTCGTGCCGCCGAACCCGGCGCTCGCGACCTACGACGACGCCGTCGTGCTGAGCGAGGTGTTCCGCCTCGGGCGCAAGGATCTGGCGCTGTTCCGCGGTCCCGACCAGCAGCGCCTGCTCGAGCTCGACGCGCGCATGCGCACGATCGTCGACGAGGGACCCGACGCGTTCGACGGCGAGGACGTCGGCGCGACGCTCACCGCCGCGGTCCAGGCCATCCGGATGATCGGCGACCTCGAGTGCTCGCCGCGGGCCACGCGGCGGCTCGCGCGGAAGAACGACTAGAGCGCGCGCCGCGCTTCGGCGCGCGCGAGCGTCGTCAGAGCGGCGCTACGCCGAGCGGCGTGCGCGTCGTCAGAGCGGCGCGACGTGCTGCGGCGCGCGCGCCCAGGCGAGCGCGTCCTCGAGCCGGTCGTTGCCCCAGAACAGCTCGTCGCGGGTGACGAAGCTCGGGGCGCCGAAGATGCCGCGCGCGACCGCCTCGTCGTTCTGATGCTTGAGCCGCTCCTTGTGCTCGGGCGTCTGTGCGCGCGCGAGCACGTCGTCGGGGTTGCGGCCGAGGCGCGCGAGGATGTCCGCGATCACCTCGCGGTCGCTGATCTCGCGGTCCTCGGCGAAGCTCGCGTGGTAGACGGCGCGCGTGAACGCGCCGCACCAGCCCTCGTCGGCGGCGAGCAGCGCGACGCGCGCGGCGAGCAGACCGTTGCGCGGGAAGCGCGAGGGACGACGCAGGGGCAGTCCGTGCTTGGCGCACACGCGCGCGAGGTCGCGCCACATGTATGCGCCCTTCACGGGGTAGATGTTGAACGGCGAGTCGTTCCAGCCCTGCGCGAAGAAGATCGGCCCCAGCAGGAACGGCCGCCAGACGAGCTGCACCCCCGCCGCGTGCGCAGCGTCCTCGATGCGCATCGCGGCGGGGTAGGAGTACGTGCTCGCGAACTCGTACCAGAAGTGCAGCTCGGGCTGAACGGTGCTCATGGCGCCGTGTTGCCCGCCCGCACTTGCTGTCGCAAGCGTCGCTTACGGGCAGGAGGCCGGCAGCGTGCAGCAGTTCACGATCGTGCAGCTTCCGGGCGTGTACGCGTAGCGCGCGCAACCGCCTTCCGCGGCGAACGCAGCGCAGGACTCCTCGCTGTCGTACGGGTAGCGCGGCGGGCTGCCGGCGCACGTGAGCTCATTGGAGTCGAACGGTCGCCCGGGGATCGGGCTGCACGGCGCCGAGAAGAACGAGCACGGGATCGCGATCGGCTCTTCCGAGACCGGCGTGTACCCAGGACAGCTCGTCTCCGAGCACGCGGTCGTCGAGCTGCACTGGAGGTTCACCATGCC is a window encoding:
- a CDS encoding acetyl-CoA acetyltransferase, which produces MDIKNKVAIIGTGCSKFGERYDASREDLICEAAFEAYEDAGIEPSQIEAAWLGVQFSGQSATPLGDALKLFDIPMTRVENYCASGMDAVRSAAIAIAAGLYDVALAVGYEKMRDGGYGKPYRSHPLIDFGETAPHIFALAARRYFKTYGASKEDLANVAVKNHHNGTLSPKAHMRMEVTPEKVLQAPMIYAPLGLFDCCPTTDGAAAVILCRADLAKSFTKTPVYIKGIGLSVQSAEIHNKPGYDYLSFPATVKAAQQAYQQAGLTPDDVDFAEVHDCFSITEILNYEDLGFSRRGEGFRDLKDGKFALDGAKPINPSGGLKSFGHPIGATGARMIYECTQQLQGRAGARQVKNARIGLAHNLGGPAAVACVTVLGNEP
- a CDS encoding sulfatase → MPAAQRPDVSAHAFPGLGVVLRELAARVAAVLLLALLGCSSSDSPPAPGGGDIVLITVDTLRPDHLSLFGYERQTSPHLEAWFGEQGILYERAYSTEANTPPSVVSILSGLLPEKHGVRRFYQLLDRSVPLVTDLLPARYTTAAFVSNIVLTKEALGIASRFDHYDDEVNEHTGWRNVWERRAEATTDAALRWVRDKADPDSPLFLWVHYIDPHAPYDAPADWPRRFRHEGSRPVVVKRIPLPMRVNLKKDALDYVDAYDEEIAYTDAEIGRLLAGLDELRGLDDALLVFTADHGESMLEHEQWFTHGYHVYEEIVRVPLAIRAPGAKPERRTQLVTGADVAPTILRFAGVALPEELEDVDLVSGRGLGPGRRIFVEASQPRLQWRAVVQDRSKWLAAIRPRTRVVRRRLFYDLAADPEELRPLAWRDGDEAPRELLARIQADPDPGGAPAQFAAGKRRDDLKRNPRLTAETRKRLRALGYVDPD
- a CDS encoding M28 family peptidase, giving the protein MIQTPSSPGNQRHGRRRVACAALCGLALAALLAERAHALDQADVERTVRWAESGLRTVTGRLASDAYEGRDNDTPGSLRAQRYLIAKLRAIGPGLDSSRSGDDAYRQPFEFRGQRGTNLLAIVPGRELPDEYVVVGAHYDHVGRCRSVPGGGRVCNGALDNATGVAAVLALGNALRRLPEPPRRSVVLALWDAEEDGLVGSEYYVRNPVVPLERTVAYVNFDLLGGRMLPSLAHISFAVAPETGGELLKRVVADAVAAEGLGTRQLSYIFGQERSDYANFVAGSVPTVFFSDSEVPCYHTTGDELHRVDWDKLRAQSRIAFRVAVALAESEERPTFVPPNPALATYDDAVVLSEVFRLGRKDLALFRGPDQQRLLELDARMRTIVDEGPDAFDGEDVGATLTAAVQAIRMIGDLECSPRATRRLARKND
- a CDS encoding DNA mismatch repair protein MutS; the protein is MTIDPAPQAAPATHDPRREYESRLAERRTRLAAAERRNRALGLARLATFVAGVVLAWLAIDRAALPLAVLLVPIATFAALVLWHVRVRRERERAAGAVRFYERGLARLGDAWPGTGPTSTDYVAEDHPYAADLDVFGHGSLFDLLCDARTRGGERLLAQWLAAPAAPAVVRARQAAVAELRPRLDLREDLAALGGAARSEIEPERLAAWGARPATLTGVAIPVIAALLSLCSIVTLALATRPDASITPFLVAALAQSAFLGAVRGRVAAAQRGLDRAGRELSQLRAILLRLERERFTSPLLAELTARLADDGVPASQTIRGLERRVELADSGRNLLFVPIALLLLWPIQMACAIDRWRARHGARIERWLAAVAEIEALASLAGQAWEHPHDPFPEILEDGAELDAQGLGHPLLPESRCVRNDLRLGPEQRALIVSGSNMSGKSTLLRATGLNVVLALAGAPVRARRFRLTPLAIGASIRVGDSLLDGRSRFQAEVLRLRQITDLAHRSPPLLFLLDEILHGTNSHDRRIGSEAVVRRLLELGAIGLVTTHDLALAEIAGRSTYPIANMHFEDHVEDGTMSFDYRMRPGVVTRSNALALMRAAGLDV
- a CDS encoding glutathione S-transferase family protein — encoded protein: MLTVLGANASPFVRKVLIALAEKQLDYELDPVIPFNVSDEFKKISPLGKIPVLKDGDTVLPDSSVICAYLERKFPTPALYPEEPASYGRALWFEEWADTALVGVIGPKVFIQRVLNPLFFGKPCDESVVRTALEEELPPLFDYLESQLDGGDGIVDGRFSIADIAIASPIVNMQHAKCSIDAQRWPKLARHIAAVHERPSFRKAIEVERQLFPA
- a CDS encoding 2-hydroxychromene-2-carboxylate isomerase, with the translated sequence MSTVQPELHFWYEFASTYSYPAAMRIEDAAHAAGVQLVWRPFLLGPIFFAQGWNDSPFNIYPVKGAYMWRDLARVCAKHGLPLRRPSRFPRNGLLAARVALLAADEGWCGAFTRAVYHASFAEDREISDREVIADILARLGRNPDDVLARAQTPEHKERLKHQNDEAVARGIFGAPSFVTRDELFWGNDRLEDALAWARAPQHVAPL